A genome region from Ptiloglossa arizonensis isolate GNS036 chromosome 4, iyPtiAriz1_principal, whole genome shotgun sequence includes the following:
- the LOC143145370 gene encoding neuropeptide FF receptor 1-like isoform X1, with protein MFVCGFVLLWTLTFISMDRHRCLAIAPYRSALTKPRVLAASLVTWIIAAFVFLPVVFWFKPKDIRNELTICTLVFPRSKIVNVSLCFTVPIIVLTCLLPMALLVYHYQRIFQKILDSRSRWAVPCVAQGLENGVTGRRDSELSVVGTLLPWAGRKLSAASVTGRQGRTGSLSQHEEIRLHKHLRVVRILLLNVVAVLVMWLPITTVMILIYIDGRRPTEDTNFFLRSHHFVWTLIVAQFNTVVNPLLYGVFSENFRVCFAKLWRRGLDSNARNMERVGSKKNPKSLEAFQTRLGTVRTPSSSRNQKHSKKSSSCSIGSIVEVPSSEKL; from the exons ATG TTTGTCTGCGGCTTTGTGCTCTTATGGACATTGACGTTTATATCGATGGACAGACATCGATGCTTGGCAATAGCTCCTTATAGAAGTGCCTTAACGAAGCCCAGAGTTCTAGCGGCTAGTCTTGTCACATGGATCATCGCGGCTTTCGTTTTCCTACCTGTCGTATTTTGGTTTAAGCCGAAG GATATCAGGAACGAGTTGACGATCTGCACTTTGGTCTTCCCACGAAGCAAAATCGTGAACGTCTCGTTGTGCTTTACGGTACCGATCATCGTCCTGACTTGTCTCCTACCCATGGCTCTTCTGGTCTATCATTATCAGCGGatctttcaaaaaattctcGACTCGCGAAGCAGATGGGCTGTTCCGTGCGTTGCGCAA GGGTTGGAGAACGGTGTAACAGGTAGAAGAGACTCTGAACTATCGGTGGTCGGTACGTTGTTACCCTGGGCGGGAAGGAAGTTGTCAGCTGCGTCGGTGACTGGTCGACAGGGCCGTACTGGTAGCCTCTCCCAACACGAGGAGATACGACTACACAAGCATCTTCGAGTCGTACGAATTTTGCTGTTGAATGTGGTAGCAGTCCTTGTAATGTGGCTTCCCATCACCACGGTGATGATATTGATCTACATAGACGGCAGAAGGCCTACCGAGGATACGAATTTCTTTCTGAGATCGCATCATTTCGTTTGGACTCTGATCGTCGCACAATTCAACACCGTGGTCAATCCCCTGCTTTACGGCGTTTTCTCGGAAAACTTTCGCGTCTGTTTTGCCAAACTCTGGCGACGCGGTCTCGATAGCAATGCCAGAAATATGGAACGCGTCGGATCCAAGAAAAACCCGAAATCGTTGGAAGCGTTTCAGACTCGGTTGGGCACTGTTAGGACACCAAGTAGTTCGAGGAATCAGAAACATTCAAAGAAAAGCTCTAGCTGCAGCATAGGTAGCATTGTCGAAGTACCTAGCTCGGAGAAATTATGA
- the Fntb gene encoding farnesyl transferase beta subunit — MWNLMVDDEEPNQLDEPHVRSYAEIVEQQQNDEGVETVTSIRQGRTEDCILKLYKLNNEPTLMRQKHIAMLKKSLTNLTQIHDCLDSSRPWLCYWILHSLELLEERLEDFYYSKITGFLAKCQSPEGGFGGGPGQYPHLASTYAAVNALCTIGTCKAYRVINRKTLKRFLSSLHGEDGSFRLHCDGEVDIRGAYCAIAVAKLTNIYTPEIFKGTENWIAKCQTWEGGFGGCPGMEAHGGYAYCGIAALELLGKTDFCRLNSLLRWIVNRQMRLEGGFQGRPNKLVDSCYSFWLGGTFALIHAFLRKEGKVYNSNYWLFNQEAVQEYLLVCCQHHNGGLLDKPERYMDMYHTCYALSGLSVAQNSPEPLVIGSRTTNLLAVIHPAYNLVLLSAINALEYFNGLPIPD; from the exons ATGTGGAATCTAATGGTTGATGATGAAGAACCCAATCAACTCGATGAACCTCACGTTAGAAGTTACGCTGAAATAGTAGAACAGCAGCAAAATGATGAAGGTGTAGAGACCGTAACATCGATCAGACAG GGTCGTACGGAAGATTGTATACTTAAGTTGTACAAATTAAACAATGAACCCACTTTAATGAGACAAAAACATATAGCAatgttaaaaaaatctttgaccaACCTTACTCAAATTCACGAT TGTTTAGACAGCAGCAGACCATGGTTATGTTATTGGATTTTACATTCCCTTGAATTGTTAGAAGAGCGTTTAgaagatttttattattctaaaaTTACTGGTTTTTTGGCCAAATGTCAGTCACCAGAAGGAGGATTTGGGGGAGGTCCAGGGCAATATCCTCACTTAGCTTCTACGTACGCAGCAGTAAATGCATTATGTACCATTGGCACTTGTAAAGCGTATCGAGTAATTAATAG AAAAACACTTAAACGCTTTTTATCATCTTTACATGGAGAGGATGGATCTTTTCGTTTGCACTGTGATGGAGAAGTAGACATAAGAGGAGCATATTGTGCAATCGCTGTAGCAAAGTTGACTAATATATATACTCCTGAAATATTCAAAGGAACAGAGAATTGGATAGCTAAATGCCAAACATGGGAGGGTGGTTTTGGAGGTTGTCCTGGCATGGAAGCTCATGGGGGATATGCATATTGTGGGATAGCAGCACTTGAACTTCTTGGAAAAACCGATTTCTGTCGTTTGAATTCGTTACTG AGGTGGATAGTAAATAGACAAATGCGCTTGGAAGGTGGATTTCAAGGACGTCCTAACAAACTAGTAGATAGTTGCTATTCATTTTGGCTAGGCGGAACTTTTGCATTAATTCATGCATTTTTAAGAAAAGAAGGAAAGGTGTacaattccaattattggttgtTCAATCAAGAAGCTGTACAAGAATATTTACTAGTTTGTTGCCAGCATCATAATGGTGGCCTTTTGGATAAGCCTGAAAG ATATATGGATATGTATCATACATGTTATGCACTTAGTGGATTGTCAGTTGCACAAAATTCTCCAGAGCCATTGGTTATTGGATCTCGTACCACGAATTTGTTAGCAGTAATTCATCCTGCGTATAACCTAGTACTTCTTTCTGCGATCAATGCTTTGGAATACTTTAATGGACTGCCAATACCTGACTGA
- the LOC143145366 gene encoding uncharacterized protein LOC143145366, whose amino-acid sequence MYIKTIDNFVPKTFILNTFYGEETCFCWNEDKLVIFSYKNNDSVFVNTITAPAPIKNIQFFGGRAFLICIPQGIYKLRRNRKFAVLNTSAIEMGTTFYEVLTPKNKYLYLYNKQNLTSKQLFQFSSEESDSHVLCVYPVNSENATEQFIKTLTKTDSTVENLCVIAIGKRVLTLLNNIVRIIYNSVYSISDIIPVRTYLKVDALLLVTDADIILMHAKDNELVFENIPIGTNVQTICASFSDFSKDTLLFVYSAESKLYYGQKQLSEDNILQTRVEDKNFLCLQCYDSKTIVGLTTDKQLVEFSMDTVEKMLSTKNDTLISLSCDMLKGTDLIMDRIYKGAEELDRLNKVLIIEKDKLKRINLYAHKHKEKFRPKIIVHKTANGSLLSASFGNKLPKDSWIVFNLKSECQNIFCIKKVVDEETLVDISISEGWPANSLQIAIDLITLKDDRYFWCLIRNYVTDPLHEKKKRKMIFINAGFVKARIATLESFLREGNIDMKELSKIRKCVREFTKTPKL is encoded by the coding sequence ATGTATATTAAAACAATTGATAATTTTGTACCAAAAActtttattcttaatacgttttacggtgaAGAGACTTGTTTCTGTTGGAACGAGGACAAGcttgtaatattttcatacaAGAACAATGATTCCGTGTTCGTTAACACTATAACAGCACCAGCtccgataaaaaatatacaatttttcggtGGTCGGGCTTTTCTCATTTGTATTCCGCAAGGGATATACAAActtcggagaaatcgaaaattcGCTGTTTTAAATACAAGTGCAATCGAAATGGGTACTACTTTTTATGAAGTATTGACACCAAAGAATAAGTATCTCTATTTATACAATAAGCAAAACTTGACAAGTAaacaattgtttcaattttcttcagAGGAAAGTGATTCTCATGTATTATGTGTTTATCCAGTAAATTCAGAAAATGCTACGGAACAATTTATAAAAACTTTGACGAAAACAGATTCTACGGTAGAAAATTTATGCGTAATTGCAATTGGAAAGAGAGTTCTAACATTACTAAacaatattgttcgaataatataCAATAGTGTTTATTCTATTAGCGATATTATACCTGTTCGAACATATCTTAAGGTTGATGCATTGCTGTTGGTCACTGATGCAGATATTATTCTAATGCATGCAAAAGACAATGAACTTGTTTTTGAAAACATTCCTATAGGAACAAATGTACAAACTATTTGTGCTAGTTTTAGCGACTTCAGTAAAGATACATTGTTGTTTGTTTATTCCGCCGAATCTAAATTATATTATGGACAAAAACAGTTATCAGAGGATAATATTCTTCAAACGAGAGTCGAAGATAAAAACTTTCTTTGTTTGCAATGTTACGATTCCAAAACAATTGTAGGCCTGACCACGGATAAACAACTAGTAGAATTTTCTATGGACACAGTAGAAAAGATGTTATCGACGAAAAATGATACTCTTATTAGTCTTTCTTGCGACATGTTGAAAGGTACCGACCTTATAATGGACAGGATTTATAAAGGGGCCGAAGAACTAGATAGATTGAATAAAgtattaataattgaaaaagataaattaaaaagaataaatttgtaCGCTCATAAacataaagaaaaatttcgtccaaaaataattgtacataaAACTGCTAACGGATCACTCTTAAGCGCAAGTTTTGGCAATAAGCTACCAAAGGACAGTTGGATTGTTTTTAATTTGAAATCGGAATGTCAGAATATATTCTGTATAAAGAAAGTAGTAGACGAGGAAACTTTAGTCGATATTTCTATATCCGAAGGTTGGCCAGCAAACTCGCTGCAAATTGCAATTGATTTAATTACTTTGAAAGACGATAGATATTTCTGGTGTCTCATAAGGAATTATGTAACTGATCCTCtccacgagaaaaagaaaagaaaaatgatatttATAAATGCAGGTTTCGTAAAGGCTAGAATCGCGACACTCGAAAGTTTTCTAAGAGAAGGGAACATCGATATGAAAGAGTTATCCAAAATTAGAAAATGTGTAAGAGAATTTACCAAGACGCCCAAGTTATAG
- the LOC143145365 gene encoding uncharacterized protein LOC143145365, whose amino-acid sequence MYIKTIDNFVPKTFILNTFYGEETCFCWNEDKLVIFSYKNNDSVFVNTITAPAPIKNIQFFGGRAFLICIPQGIYKLRRNRKFAVLNTSAIEMGTTFYEVLTPKNKYLYLYNKQNLTSKQLFQFSSEESDSHVLCVYPVNSENATEQFIKILTKTDSTVENLCVIAIGKRVLTLLNNIVRIIYNSIYSIRDIIPVRTYLKVDALLLVTDADIILMHAKDNELVFENIPLGTNVQTICASFSDFSKDTLLFVYSAESKLYYGQKQLSEDNILQTRVEDKNFLCLQCYDSKTIVGLTTDKQLVEFSMDTVGKMLSTKNDALINLSFDMLKGTDLIMDRIYKGAEELDRLNKVLIIEKDKLKRINLYAHKHKEKFRPKIIVHKTANGSLLSASFGNKLPKDSWIVFNLKSECQNIFCIKKVVDEETLVDISISEGWPANSLQIAIDLITLKDDRYSWCLIRNYVTDPLYEEKKRKMIFINAGFVKARIATLESFLREGNIDMKELSKIRKCVREFTKTPKL is encoded by the coding sequence ATGTATATTAAAACAATTGATAATTTTGTACCAAAAActtttattcttaatacgttttacggtgaAGAGACTTGTTTCTGTTGGAACGAGGACAAGcttgtaatattttcatacaAGAACAATGATTCCGTGTTCGTTAACACTATAACAGCACCAGCtccgataaaaaatatacaatttttcggtGGTCGGGCTTTTCTCATTTGTATTCCGCAAGGGATATACAAActtcggagaaatcgaaaattcGCTGTTTTAAATACAAGTGCAATCGAAATGGGTACTACTTTTTATGAAGTATTGACACCAAAGAATAAGTATCTCTATTTATACAATAAGCAAAACTTGACAAGTAaacaattgtttcaattttcttcagAGGAAAGTGATTCTCATGTATTATGTGTTTATCCAGTAAATTCAGAAAATGCTACggaacaatttataaaaattttgacGAAAACAGATTCTACGGTAGAAAATTTATGCGTAATTGCAATTGGAAAGAGAGTTCTAACATTACTAAacaatattgttcgaataatataCAATAGTATTTATTCTATCAGAGATATTATACCTGTTCGAACATATCTTAAGGTTGATGCATTGCTGTTGGTCACTGATGCAGATATTATTCTAATGCATGCAAAAGACAATGAACTTGTTTTTGAAAACATTCCTTTAGGAACAAATGTACAAACTATTTGTGCTAGTTTTAGCGACTTCAGTAAAGATACATTGTTGTTTGTTTATTCCGCCGAATCTAAATTATATTATGGACAAAAACAGTTATCAGAGGATAATATTCTTCAAACGAGAGTCGAAGATAAAAACTTTCTTTGTTTGCAATGTTACGATTCCAAAACAATTGTAGGCCTGACCACGGATAAACAACTAGTAGAATTTTCTATGGACACAGTAGGAAAGATGTTATCGACGAAAAATGATGCTCTTATTAATCTTTCTTTCGACATGTTGAAAGGTACCGACCTTATAATGGACAGGATTTATAAAGGGGCCGAAGAACTAGATAGATTGAATAAAgtattaataattgaaaaagataaattaaaaagaataaatttatacGCTCATAAacataaagaaaaatttcgtccaaaaataattgtacataaAACTGCTAACGGATCACTCTTAAGCGCAAGTTTTGGCAATAAGCTACCAAAGGACAGTTGGATTGTTTTTAATTTGAAATCGGAATGTCAGAATATATTCTGTATAAAGAAAGTAGTAGACGAGGAAACTTTAGTCGATATTTCTATATCCGAAGGTTGGCCAGCAAACTCGCTGCAAATTGCAATTGATTTAATTACTTTGAAAGACGATAGATATTCCTGGTGTCTCATAAGGAATTATGTAACTGATCCTCTCtacgaggaaaagaaaagaaaaatgatatttATAAATGCAGGTTTCGTAAAGGCTAGAATCGCGACACTCGAAAGTTTTCTAAGAGAAGGGAACATCGATATGAAAGAGTTATCCAAAATTAGAAAATGTGTAAGAGAATTTACCAAGACGCCCAAGTTATAG
- the LOC143145370 gene encoding uncharacterized protein LOC143145370 isoform X2, with amino-acid sequence MDRHRCLAIAPYRSALTKPRVLAASLVTWIIAAFVFLPVVFWFKPKDIRNELTICTLVFPRSKIVNVSLCFTVPIIVLTCLLPMALLVYHYQRIFQKILDSRSRWAVPCVAQGLENGVTGRRDSELSVVGTLLPWAGRKLSAASVTGRQGRTGSLSQHEEIRLHKHLRVVRILLLNVVAVLVMWLPITTVMILIYIDGRRPTEDTNFFLRSHHFVWTLIVAQFNTVVNPLLYGVFSENFRVCFAKLWRRGLDSNARNMERVGSKKNPKSLEAFQTRLGTVRTPSSSRNQKHSKKSSSCSIGSIVEVPSSEKL; translated from the exons ATGGACAGACATCGATGCTTGGCAATAGCTCCTTATAGAAGTGCCTTAACGAAGCCCAGAGTTCTAGCGGCTAGTCTTGTCACATGGATCATCGCGGCTTTCGTTTTCCTACCTGTCGTATTTTGGTTTAAGCCGAAG GATATCAGGAACGAGTTGACGATCTGCACTTTGGTCTTCCCACGAAGCAAAATCGTGAACGTCTCGTTGTGCTTTACGGTACCGATCATCGTCCTGACTTGTCTCCTACCCATGGCTCTTCTGGTCTATCATTATCAGCGGatctttcaaaaaattctcGACTCGCGAAGCAGATGGGCTGTTCCGTGCGTTGCGCAA GGGTTGGAGAACGGTGTAACAGGTAGAAGAGACTCTGAACTATCGGTGGTCGGTACGTTGTTACCCTGGGCGGGAAGGAAGTTGTCAGCTGCGTCGGTGACTGGTCGACAGGGCCGTACTGGTAGCCTCTCCCAACACGAGGAGATACGACTACACAAGCATCTTCGAGTCGTACGAATTTTGCTGTTGAATGTGGTAGCAGTCCTTGTAATGTGGCTTCCCATCACCACGGTGATGATATTGATCTACATAGACGGCAGAAGGCCTACCGAGGATACGAATTTCTTTCTGAGATCGCATCATTTCGTTTGGACTCTGATCGTCGCACAATTCAACACCGTGGTCAATCCCCTGCTTTACGGCGTTTTCTCGGAAAACTTTCGCGTCTGTTTTGCCAAACTCTGGCGACGCGGTCTCGATAGCAATGCCAGAAATATGGAACGCGTCGGATCCAAGAAAAACCCGAAATCGTTGGAAGCGTTTCAGACTCGGTTGGGCACTGTTAGGACACCAAGTAGTTCGAGGAATCAGAAACATTCAAAGAAAAGCTCTAGCTGCAGCATAGGTAGCATTGTCGAAGTACCTAGCTCGGAGAAATTATGA